In Rhinolophus sinicus isolate RSC01 linkage group LG18, ASM3656204v1, whole genome shotgun sequence, the sequence CTGGATTTTCTCCTGAGGTTAAAGATTTGAATGTACCTTTTCCTAATCAGTTAGAGACAGATCCATCTCTAGACATGAAAGAACAATCGACTAGGTCCTCCAGACGTAGCAGTTCTGAGTTATCCCCAGATGCTGTGGAAAAAACAGGAATGTCTTCAAATCAGAGTGTTTCTTCACCAGTACATGATACTATACCCAGAACACCCTCAAGGGAAAGTAGTTCTGCATCTTCTCCTGAACTGAAAGATGGTTTACCCAGAACCCCTTCAAGGAGAAGCAGGTCTGGGTCTTCCCCAGGACTTAGAGATGGGTCTGGGACGCCCTCAAGGCACAGCTTATCTGGGTCATCTCCTGGAATGAAAGATATACCCAGAACACCATCAAGGGGGAGAAGTGAGTGTGATTCTTCTCCAGAACCAAAAGCTTTGCCACAGACTCCAAGGCCAAGGAGTCGTTCTCCATCATCCCCAGAGCTCAACAAGTGTCTTACTCCCCAAAGAGAAAGAAGTGGCTCAGAATCATCAGTTGAACAGAAGACTGTGGCTAGGACTCCTCTTGGGCAGAGAAGTCGGTCTGGATCTTCTCAAGAACTTGATGGGAAACCCAGTGCATCCCCTCAGGAAGGGAGTGAATCAGACTCTTCTCCAGATTCTAAAGCTAAGACACGAATGCCACTTAGACAAAGGAGTCATTCTGGGTCATCTCCAGAGGTCGACAGCAAATCCCGACCTTCCCCTCGGCGTAGTAGGTCTGGCTCATCTCCTGAAGTCAAAGATAAGCCAAGAGCAGCACCCAGGGCACAGAGTGGTTCTGATTCCTCTCCTGAACCCAAGGCTCCTGTCCCTCGGGCCCTTCCCAGACGAAGCAGGTCAGGTTCATCAAGCAAAGGTAGAGGCCCTTCTCCTGAAGGAAGCAGCAGTTCTGAGTCCTCTCCAGAACACCCACCCAAATCCAGAATGGCTAGAAGAAGCTCCAGGTCATCACCGGAGCCCAAGACCAAGTCTCGCACCCCACCTCGCCGTCGCAGCTCTCGATCATCTCCTGAACTGACTAGGAAGGCCAGACTCTCCCGTAGAAGTCGCTCTGCATCATCTTCACCAGAGACCCGCTCTAGAACTCCCCCAAGACGCCGAAGAAGTCCCTCAGTGTCTTCCCCAGAGCCAGCAGAAAAGTCAAGATCCTCACGCCGGCGGCGTTCAGCTTCATCCCCACGCACTAAGACAACTTCAAGGAGAGGCCGTTCTCCTTCACCAAAGCCTCGTGGACTCCAGAGGTCCCGTTCTCGCTCAAGGAGGGAGAAAACCAGAACAACCCGACGTCGGGATAGGTCTGGATCTTCCCAGTCGACTTCTAGGAGAAGACAGCGGAGCCGGTCACGGTCTCGGGTTACTCGTAGGCGGAGGGGAGGCTCGGGTTACCACTCAAGGTCTCCTGCCCGGCAGGAGAGTTCCCGGACCTCCTCTCGACGTCGAAGAGGCCGCTCTCGGACACCACCAACCAGTCGGAAGCGTTCCCGCTCACGCACATCACCAGCTCCATGGAAACGCTCCAGGTCCAGAACACCCCTGGTCAGCCGACGTAGGTCCAGGTCTCGAACTTCACCAGTCAGTCGGAGACGATCAAGGTCTAGGACATCAGTGACTAGACGAAGATCTCGCTCGAGAGCATCCCCAGTGAGTCGAAGGCGATCCAGGTCCAGAACACCACCAGTGACCCGTCGTCGTTCAAGGTCCAGAACACCAGCTCGCCGCCGCTCCCGTTCTAGAACTCCACCAGTGACTCGCAGAAGGTCCAGATCTAGGACTCCACCAGTAACGAGGCGGCGATCTCGAAGCAGAACCTCGCCTATCAATCGCAGAAGATCGAGATCCAGAACATCCCCAGTCACCCGTAGGCGATCTCGGTCTCGCACATCTCCAGTAACTCGAAGGAGGTCCCGCTCTAGAACCTCTCCAGTGACACGCCGCCGGTCTAGGTCCCGAACACCTCTAGTTATTCGGCGCCGCTCTAGGTCTCGAACCCCACTGTTGCCACGCAAACGTTCTCGAAGTCGCTCACCACTTGCTATCCGCCGCAGGTCTAGATCCCGTACTCCACGGACCACCCGGGGCAAACGGTCCTTAACAAGATCGCCTCCAGCCATCCGCAGGCGCTCTGTATCTGGAAGTAGTTCTGATCATTCACGTTCTGCTAGTCCTCCGGCAACAAGGAATCATTCTGGTTCTCGGACACCTCCAGTGGCACTCAATAGCTCCAGAATGAGCTGCTTCAGTCGCCCTAGCATGTCACCAACTCCTCTCGACCGCTGTAGATCACCTGGAATGCTTGAACCCCTCGGCAGCTCTAGAACACCCATGTCTGTCCTGCAGCAAGCTGGTGGCTCCATGATGGATGGTCCAGGTCCCCGAATTCCTGATCACCCTAGAACATCTGTGCCAGAAAATCATGCTCAGTCTAGAATTGCACTTGCCCTGACAGCCATCAGTCTTGGCACCGCTCGGCCTCCTCCATCCATGTCTGCTGCTGGCCTTGCTGCAAGAATGTCCCAAGTTCCAGCTCCAGTGCCTCTTATGAGTCTCCGAACGGCCCCAGCTGCCAGCCTTGCCAGCAGAATTCCTGCAGCCTCTGCAGCAGCCATGAATCTGGCCAGTGCCAGGACACCTGCCATACCAACAGCAGTGAACCTGGCAGACTCGAGAACACCAGCTGCAGCAGCAATGAACTTGGCCAGCCCCAGAACAGCGGTGACACCTTCTGCTGTGAATCTTGCTGACCCTCGCACCCCTACAGCCCCAGCTGTGAACCTCGCAGGAGCCAGAACCCCAGCGGCTTTGGCAGCTTTGAGTCTCACAGGCTCTGGCACCCCCCCGAACGCTGCAAACTATCCCTCCAGCTCCAGAACACCCCAGGCTCCAACCCCTGCAAACCTGGTGGGTCCTAGATCTGCACATGCCACAGCTGCTGTGAATATTGCCAGCTCAAGAACCCCTCCAGTCTTGGCTCCTGCAAGCCTCACCAGTGCTAGAATGGCTCCAGCCTTGTCTGGTGCAAACCTCACCAGCCCTAGGGTGCCCCTCTCTGCCTATGAGCGTGTTAGTGGCAGAACCTCACCACCACTCCTTGACCGAGCCAGGTCTAGAACCCCGCCAGGAGGCCCAGGCTCCAGAACCCCACCAGCTGCCCCGAGCCAGTCGAGAATGACCTCTGAGCGggctccctctcctgcctctaGAATGGTCCAGGCTCCCTCACAGTCTGTTCTCCCTCCAACTCAGGATCGGCCTAGGTCCCCTCTGCCATCTGCTTTTTCTGACCAATCACGATCTTTGCTTGCCCAGACCACCACCCCTGTAGCAGGGTCTCAGGCCCTTTCCTCTGGGACGGTGGCAAAGGCCACATCCTCTGCTGGTGACCACAATGGCATGCtgtctggccctggccctggggtgTCACACCCTGAGGGTGGGGAACCACCTTCCTCTACGGGGGCCCAGCAGCCTTCTGCGTTGGCCACGCTGCAGTTGGCAAAGGAGCGGCGGAGCTCCTCCTCATCGTCATCCTCTAGCTCCTCCTCTTCGTCGTCGTCATCGTCATCGTCGTCGTCGTCCTCCTCTGGCTCCAGTTCTAGTGACTCGGAGGGCTCTAGCCTTCCCATTCAACCTGAGGTAGCAGTGAAGAGGTGAGAGGCTTGACTTTTAGAATTTTTCCACAGGGAAGGTTTGGGGGCTGGATGGGGGGTGGGGCCGGGAAAGCCTGTCCGGAGGTTCTTGGCTCATTGAGGAGGTATGGGGACCTTGACCGTGAAGCTGGGGGTAGAAGAgaatgctggggtgggggtgacggGGGCGGAGGGAGGACTGGGACAGAAAAGTCTCCAAAGGTTACTTCTCTAGAGGATAATGATAAGTTTTCCGTCTCTACAGAGGACAGAACTAGAGGAAATGGACTTAATTTTACAGCAGGAGGGATGGCAGTTAGACCTCAAGAGGAACTCCCTGGGCTGGAAGGATCTTCAGAGGTCATCCcatccctctccctgcctccaggcaGGACGGCCCCTTCCCCAGCCAGCCTGCAAACAGGGGCCTCCCCAAGCTGGCTCTCCAAGGAAGGAGACCACCCAGCTTCGCTTCCACACCTGAGCCCAGGGGCCATATTCCTCCATCAGGGACATTTCTTGAGGTTTAACCTTGATCCCTGGTGCTGCGGGCCCCAACCTGTTGCTTGTGTTAGCAGAGGTTGGGTCAGCTCGGGGCCACTGCTCTCCAGAGAATTCGCTTCACTGGCTCTTGGGCTCTCCGCTGGGAGAGCTCCCAGGGCCTTGCTCAGgaacccctcccccactgcccttCCTCCAGGCCAAGGAAGGTAGGGTTGGGGCTGGGGCAGCTTGTCTCCTTGTGacactcccctcctcccacagggTCCCCAGCCCGGCCCCAGCCCCAAAGGAGGCTGTTCGAGAGGGACGTCCTCAGGAACCAACTCCAGCCAAGCGGAAGAGGCGCTCtagcagctccagctccagctcctcctcctcttcttcttcctcctcctcctcctcctcttcctcttcttcatcttcctcctcttcctcctcctcttcctcctcttcctcttctacttcctcctccccctcccctgctaaGCCTGACCCTCAGGCCTTGCCCAAACCTGCAAGCCCCAAGAAGCCGAGCCCTGGCGAGCGGAGGTGAGTGCTGCCTTGCTTGAGATGGAACGGGTGGGGTGTGACCCTGGGGGGTGAGATGCCTGCTGGGTGTCTCACACGGACTTGTGGTGTCTGGCTCTCCCCACCTACACTGTTGTGCCCTGTTTTGACAAAAGGGCTGCACCATCCAAGTGGGTGCCCCAGCCCAACTTGGGGAGTCCTAGGTTCCTTCCTCTCCCGGCCTGACATGCAGCCTGGTCCCAGGTTCTAGGGAGTCTAGCTTTAAAGTCTCCCTATTGCTACTGCCAGTGCTCTGGTCTGGCCACCGTCGTCATCTCCCGACTCTGTCCACAGCCTcttccctgtctccctgcctccacgCCATTCTCTTCCACACGTAGCCAGAAGGATCTTTCTAAAACGCACATCTGGTTACTTCCCTCCACTCCACAAATCCTTCCGGGACGCCCTGTGGCCTGCAGGATAAAGCCCCATCTCTGCGGGAATGGCGTGTGAGGCTCTTCACCAACTGGCCTTGCCTGCCCTGTGTTCTCCTCTCCTGCCCGCCCCCACACAtgccctctgctccagccatacCCAGCGCCTTGCAGTCTAAGGAGAACCCCATGCCTTTggacatgctgttccttctgcctggaattccCTTGTCCGTCTGGTGAACTCCTCGTTCTGCAAGACTCCGCTCAAACAGCACCTTCAAGAAGACTACcctgccccttcccttcccttcgtCTCCCTCCCCTGGGTCCCCAGACCCATCTACTTTGGTCCCTGCGGGGCTGATTCCCACACACGGGGCTGAGCAATCCTCCCTTGGCCTTCATCACCAGACTGAGCCCCTCCAAGGGCAGGGACTGTCTTTTATCTTTGTGTCCCCCGCTGCCCCCATGCCCAACCCACTGGGGCACTCGGTGGATGGTGTGCGGGCGGATGGGTGAGTGAGCAGACAAAGGTGGGTCTGAGGCTGGCCCCGTGTGGTGAGGTTTGGTGGTCAAGACCTGGGGAGGGTGGTCCTGAGTGCTGGCAGGTGGATTTGGAAATGTGTGGCACTATGGAGACCTACTCTGCTCCCTAGGTCCCGCAGCCCCCGGAAACCAATAGACTCCCTCCGAGACTCCCGCTCCCTCAGCTACTCGCCTGTTGAGCGCCGCCGCCCCTCGCCCCAGCCCGCACCACGGGACCAGCAGAGGTAGGGCCACGGGTGTGTTCTTGCCTCCTGCCCGTAGCCAGCCTGGTCTGGCTACCATCATCTGCAAAAAGTTTTGAGATTCAGCAGTGTGATGGgttggtgtgtatatatatggtttaACATGTATCCTGTGTTGCAGCAGCAGTGAGCGGGGTTCCCGGAGAGGCCAGCGTGGGGACAGCCACTCCCCGGGCCACAAGCGCAGGAGAGAGACACCTAGCCCCTGCCCTGCGCGGCACCGCTCGTCCAGGTGCGTCCTGCGTCCTCCAGGACTGGGCCCCTCCTGAGAGCTCGGGTGGGCTGGGACCTTTGCATTGATGCCAGTCTTCTCTTGCAGGTCTCCATGAATGTTTAGTGGGGAATCACACCGTACCCCAAGTTCTGGAGCCACATGGAGTGATCCCTTTGTCCCCAACAAGGCTGCAGGAGGGGTGCCTGTCTGCCCCCCCCCAACCCTGGCAGCCTCTTGGGGGGAGGGCTCCCTTATTTCCCTCCCCcgtttttttctttgttcctgtGAAATGTTAATCTCTGTGAGTTTTTCCTGGTTCAcgttttttgggggggtttggggtgggtgggaatgAGAATGGGAGTTGCTAGTGGAGAGGAGACAGTTCAGGACTCCCCAGTTTTGAGTCAGAAAAGGCCTGGGAGGCACTATCCCCGCCCTTTACCCAAGTTCTGGGGGAATGATGGTTTGGGACTTGGGAACTTGTGTGAGGTGTTCCTGGAAAGAAGGGTCAAGAGTAAAAAATCGTTGGCCTTTACTGTCCCCCAGTAAGAttgtgctcccctccccccaactatTCTTCACCTTTCTTAAAggcattttggttttttaaaatctgtacagTAAGAGCAActttttctgtcaaataaaaatgagaaatgcagGAATTGGGTCTATATAGACTGTTTATTAGGGGTAGAGAGGGGAGCTGCCCTTCTACTGACTGCAGCCACCGGAGCGGTGGGCCCCCCTTAGAGCCCGCTCTAGAGCCCACACTGGCTCTGGCGGACACTGGCTCCTGGCCTTTGAGCAGGACAAGAGGTCCCTGCCTGGCAGCCAGTGGGGCAGTGGGGCACTGAAGGAACCTCTGTCTGCAGGGTGAGCAGGCTAGCCTGGAGCTCGAGTTCCCTTCAGTCCTCTCCCCATGGCCTGTGACGGGCAGGCTGGCATGGGAGTAAACTGCTGGGCCCGGACAGCCTGTGTGATCCAGCAGGCCAGCCTGGCAAGCAAGAGGCTGAGGAGCCTTGCGGGGAGTGGGCCCCATCCTGCTGAGGGTGGTGATGCCTGGATCAGGACAGGGTGCACAGAAAGAGGCAGCAACCAGGCGGACACCCAAATCTCTTTTATTGGAGGGGGATGGGGCACTGGAGGGTGGGCCCCAAGCCCTCTCACTGCACGGCTTGTTCATTGGCGCTGCTTCCTGAGTCCTGCGGCTTCATCACGTCAGGCAGCTCCGGTGGGCTGGAGAAGGGCTCGATGCGCAGGGCCTCAAATGCGTCATCTGGAGAGGAGACGGGGAGAGCTGGAGGGGATGGATGGCTGCCTCTAGGCTTCTAGGAGCCTCCAAgcaaacccccacccccacaaagaGTGTCCTCCACAGCCGATACCCCCCTACATCCAACTGCCTAGACCTGAGACCTGGAATGTCACCCACCTATAGACAAACCTGATCCTGTCCCACTGCCCTGGCCTGCCATCCTGGGGCCCTTTTCCTCACCCCATCTTGTTCCCTTCACATCCCTTCTCTACCAACCAGTGATCTGAAAAATCAAACCAGACTATTTTATCCCTGCTTAAGCCTTCCAATATACTCTGAATAAAATACCAACTCCTTGCCATAATGTCTCTCCAATCACTGACTCTTGTGCTCTCCATGTTTCTGTATCAAGCTTATCTGCCGCTGGGCCTGTGACTGTTGGTCTCTAGCCTGCTACTCTGACGTTCAGGGTTCAACACATCACCTCATAGAAGCCTTCCCCAGCCACCCATGTAAACGATCACTGCATCCAAAGGCCCTGTGTGTTGCCTTAACCACTAGCCAAAATGGCCATTGCTTTTGGCCAGCTGCTTGATCCACACTAGAACAGTGGCTCCAGGAAAGCCTTCCCTGTCTTGCTCCTGCTGTCACCTCAGCACAGGGAATGAAACCCACTTCATTTAGtgtttctcttgtgttttcttctacctgGGAGACGTTACCTGGCTCAGGGTTCTCGACTAGGCCCGCCAGGGAAAGGTGGCCCTATATGGTGACAAAAGTTTGGGTTGTCATAACTTGGGGTGCAAATAGCATCTGCTAGATATATGGCCATCTCTGGTAGTGGTCAGAGATGATGCTAAGAGGCCTGCAACGCACAAGACAACCGCACGTTactatccagccccaaatgtcaagtGCTGAAACTAAGACACCTTACCAGCTGAATAATTCATGTTCCAAGCCACAGATGATGAGCGACTGTTCTTGCCTTCGTCACCTTTCCCAGTCTTTGGAAGTCTGGATAATGCCTTTTAACACTTGATATGAATACTGTCATCTTCCTAACTGAAGCCAATTTTGGGGTGAGGACACAGACCTGTGTCTTGTCCTTCCACAAGCTGCACAAAGAAACAATTACCCCCAGAAGTGCGTTTTTGCCCATGGTGGAAGCTAAGAGCAGCCAGTCAGGCCACAGCACACCGTGACCCCTGCCATCTGCAAAGTAGGCCTATCAACCTACTCCAAGAGTTGCTGCAAACCTATAGGGGTGCCTTTGTTCAAGTGAGAAAGGGACACTTCCTCCAGGAGAATGGTGCCAGGCCTGGCTTAGGAAGCAGAAAAGATGAGCTTTTAGCCCTCACCTGTGCCATTCAGAAGGGCATGCCTGTACCAGCTCTGCACCTGCCTCAGCATCACTGAGGGTCAGTGGGAACCCACTGAAAGGCCCTAAGACTTCTGTTTGCTGAGCACTCAAAGGCTGGGGCCTGGGGGGTGTGGGGGCTCAAGCTGCCTGGCTGTGAGGCTGGTCCTAAGATCACACTCCTTCATGAAGACAGGAACCCCAGGCCGGAGGGCTGGGTTGTGAAGTAGCTGCTTGAAGATGGGTGCTAAGGTCTAGCACACTTATCCTTATGAAACTGAAAAGTGGCTAAGGCTGTACGCTCCCTCCTTAGCTAGAAAAACAATTCCTTGTAACTTTACCCAAGATTACCCAGCTATCCACATAGCCCCTGGGTCCACAGCTGTGAAAACACTTAgcagctgtttaaaaataaaatttaaatctctctTCTTGGGGGAAGGAGGTACACTGGAGGGAAGTACACTCCCAATCCTTGTGTTTCTAAATTTTGGGCAGGGTGGCGCATGGCTGATGAGGACACAGGCTCTGGGGCAGGCAGGGCCAAGACCTGACAGTTCCAGCAAGTGACCTTAAACTTCCCAGAAGCGGTTGACTCATCcttaaaatgggcataatacaAGTCTGGCCTCACAGAGACACTGGGAGATTAAGTGATGCACTGCAAAGACAGCATCTGGTGCGGTGTGTGGGAAGGTCCCAGCTGCCTGCATCTGAACCAGGGCTCCCCACGTGACTTCtggctagggtttccaggcgggaattcccacccgttctcaggaattttttttgctttcccgttcccgaatcctgagaaaagttggttgggaaatcgggaaaattggctcctcgaacccagtaatacccacaatggaaaataaacacactattcacaatgtatctcttagacatttttcctatttatcgctagggtttccagAGGGGAATTCTCACCCATTCTCGGGAATTTCTTTCGCTTTTctgttcccaaatcctgagaaacgttggttgggaaatcgggaaaattggctccttgaacccaggtggttggtagtatcggccgtcactttgtggaaacgattcatcatggagaacagaaaacagtttatatctcgggaacgggaaagtgaaaaattcctgagaacgggcgggaattcccgtcTGGAAACCCTGCTTCTGGCAAGTCTCAGTGTCCACATGTCCAAAATGGGGATGGCAGGGCTTACCTCCCAGAGCTATCGAGAGGATCCAATGTTACGTTAGAACCAGGTACTCAGTAATCAGTAAGTCCTCTGTGAGGTCCAAGATGGTGGTGGCAAAGGAGGAGGCTGAGCTCGCCACCTCCCATCATCAAACTCAAATACATATGTCTACAGGGAGCAATTACTCCGGTGAGACAACTGAGGGCTGAAGGAACAGCCTCTGaacaacaaatgagaaaaagaccGAACAGAGAAGGCTGGGAAGCCTCGAGGGGAAGCCACGGGAGCTGTCCGCAAGCTGTGAGCTCTCCTGGCCAGAGGACCTGGTGAGCACCACTGTTTACATCCCCCTAGGTAGGGTGGGGAGCTCTATTTGGGTGCTTCGGTCTACCTGCCAGATCACCACTCGGTGTTCCTGGCTATACTGCCCAGTCTTTTGCCTCCCAACAAGAACAAGCAAGAACAGGGCATCACCACAAAGAAAGACCTGGCCCCCTGcatgttatataattataaagggatcgatccaagaagaggatataataattgtaaatatCTACGCACCCAACACAgtagcaccaaaatatataaagtaattattaatggACACGAACATGAAGGGAGAAATccacaaaaatataataatactagGGATTTTAATGCTTCACTCACATCGATGGATAGATCATCTAGGCAGAAAACTAGTAAGTAAATGGTTTTATATGTCACATTAGACCAGATCAAATTAACAGACATTCTCAGAGCATTTCATCTAAAAACTAcagaatacttatttttttccaagtgcaTATCTTCCAGGACAGATCATATATTAGCccataaaacaagcctcaataaattaaaaaataatgaaatcataaCAAGCACCGGTTTCAACAACAATGGCaggaaactagaaatcaactacaggaagaaaactggaaaaaacaaatatgtagaGACTAAAGAACGCgctactaaacaaccaatggattAAAGAGAAACtcaaacaagaaatcaaaaactattttgaaacaaatgataatgaaaatgcaacttttcaaaattgatgggatgcagcaaaagcagtcctaagaggaacgTTCATAActatacaggcctacctcaagaaacaagaaaactcccaaataaacaatctaactccACAggtaaaggaactagaaaaaagaacaaacaaaacccaaagtaaagagaagaaaggaaatagtttagatcagagcagaaataaaatagaaatgtaaaaaaaacaatacGAAAGAGGTTTGTACCTTCccaaccaacaccacagaaacagaatcaataaagGGTACTACGCGTCGCAGCCCCTTGCCTTCGGCGGCGAGGGGCCGGGCCTGCGGGGGCGGAGCGGGAGGGTTGGGGGCCCGGGCGGCGACGTGGATTGGTGTTTGGCCAGGTGGCCAGCGGGGATCCCCCATCAGGGCGGGCAGCGCCAAGATGCCGCCTCCCGCGGGCGGACCACGAACGTGGACCGGGCCCCATTGAGGCAGGGGCTGTGGGACGCACCCCGCGCCTCTATCCTTCCTCCAGGTACCTAGCGCATCCCAGCGCGTGCAGGTTTAAAGACCCCGGGGGTTGCCCGTCCTCCGGTCTGCCCGTGGGGAGTCAGGTGACCTGGCCCTTCTCCCCACAGACCCCGTCACCCCCGCCCCTTACTCCCACCCCCCTCAGGTGCGGGGGTCGTGGTCATACCACGCGCCCCCCCCATGTCCACGCTTCCCCCCCATGTCCGTCGTGGGGCCTGGCGGGCATGCGCACAGCCACTCCGAGTCTTTAGGGAAGGTCAGAATCCCCCCAGACGCCTgtggggtggggaaaaaaaaaaaacactacaggaggcatccggatggctcagttggttgagcctgagctctcaacaaggttgccagttcaattcccacatggatggtgggctgcgccccccctacaactaagattgaaattaGGAACTggaattggagctgagctgcgccctccacaactagactgaaggacaatgactgatgataggtcctggaaacacattgttccccaatattccccaattaaaaaaaaaatactacaaacaatatatgctaacaaattcaatctagaagaaatgaataaatttctagaaatatataaccAAGACTGAaccagaaagaaacacaaaatctaaa encodes:
- the SRRM2 gene encoding serine/arginine repetitive matrix protein 2 isoform X3, producing MYNGIGLPTPRGSGTNGYVQRNLSLVRGRRGERPDYKGEEELRRLEAALVKRPNPDILDHERKRRVELRCLELEEMMEEQGYEEQQIQEKVATFRLMLLEKDVNPGGKEETPGQRPAVTETHQLAELNEKKNERLRAAFGISDSYVDGSSFDPQRRAREAKQPAPEPPKPYSLVRESSSSRSPTPKQKKKKKKKDRGRSESSSPRRERKKSSKKKKHRSESESKKRKHRSPTPKSKRKSKDKKRKRSRSTTPAPKSRRAHRSTSADSASSSDTSCSRSRSAAAKTHTTALTGQSPSPASGRRGDGDAPSREPSTTNTGHPSSPEPSTKQPSSPCEDKDKDKKEKSAVRPSPSPEKSTGPEPPAPTPLLAEQHGSSPQPLATTPLSQEPVNPPSEASPTRGRLPPKSPEKPPQSSSSESCPPSPQPTKVSRHASSSPESPKPTPAPGSRREISSSPASKSRSHGRAKRDKSRSHTPRRVGRSRSPTTKRGRSRSRTPTKRGHSRSRSPQWRRSRSVQRWGRSRSPQRRGRSRSPQRPGWSRSRNTQRRGRSRSARRGRSHSRSPATRGRSRSRTPARRGRSRSRTPTRRRSRSRTPNRRRSRSRTPVRRGRSRSRTPARRRSRTRSPIRRRSRSRSLARRGGRSLSRTPARRGRSRSRTPARRSGRSRSRTPARRGRSRSRTPARRGRSRSRSLARRGRSRSRSLARRGRSHSRTPQRRGRSGSSSERKNKSRASQRRSRSNSSPEMKKSRVSRRSRSLSSPRSKAKSRLSLRRSLSGSSPCPKQKSRTPLRRSRSGSSQPKAKSKTPPRQSHSSSSPQPKVKSGTPPRQGSVTSPQANEHSAAPQKESCSEMSPDPEVKSKTPLRHSCSGSSPPTVKSSTPPRRSRSGSSSPQPKVKAITSPVQSHSGSSSPSPNRVTSKIPPRQSRSESPCSNVESRLLQRQSHSRSSSPDTKVKPGTPPRQCYSGSTSPCPKVQSQTPSGHNLSGSKSPCSQEKSKDSPAQSCSGFFSLCPRVKSSTPPGESYFGTSSLQQEGQSQISPDPRCDTSSPETRQTRYESPSLQSKSQTPPKGGQSRSSSPITELAPRSPTTQDRSKLSISPRLKSGLSPEQNRSHSDSSPYPAMDCKSLLGQSRLESFPESKEKTDSLFQEDVTVSCRLRDKLSPPSVQDRPESSPVLKTTPGTPTKEICVGSSPDTKDQSSALAKPSQDEELMEGVEKSEESSNQVLSHVSPELKEMAGSNFESSLEIQEKPAVSLTLGQSQSQASLEAEVPAMASTWSGPHFSPERKELLNSPPREKSYESPLEFRNSGPFAEVNTGFSPEVKDLNVPFPNQLETDPSLDMKEQSTRSSRRSSSELSPDAVEKTGMSSNQSVSSPVHDTIPRTPSRESSSASSPELKDGLPRTPSRRSRSGSSPGLRDGSGTPSRHSLSGSSPGMKDIPRTPSRGRSECDSSPEPKALPQTPRPRSRSPSSPELNKCLTPQRERSGSESSVEQKTVARTPLGQRSRSGSSQELDGKPSASPQEGSESDSSPDSKAKTRMPLRQRSHSGSSPEVDSKSRPSPRRSRSGSSPEVKDKPRAAPRAQSGSDSSPEPKAPVPRALPRRSRSGSSSKGRGPSPEGSSSSESSPEHPPKSRMARRSSRSSPEPKTKSRTPPRRRSSRSSPELTRKARLSRRSRSASSSPETRSRTPPRRRRSPSVSSPEPAEKSRSSRRRRSASSPRTKTTSRRGRSPSPKPRGLQRSRSRSRREKTRTTRRRDRSGSSQSTSRRRQRSRSRSRVTRRRRGGSGYHSRSPARQESSRTSSRRRRGRSRTPPTSRKRSRSRTSPAPWKRSRSRTPLVSRRRSRSRTSPVSRRRSRSRTSVTRRRSRSRASPVSRRRSRSRTPPVTRRRSRSRTPARRRSRSRTPPVTRRRSRSRTPPVTRRRSRSRTSPINRRRSRSRTSPVTRRRSRSRTSPVTRRRSRSRTSPVTRRRSRSRTPLVIRRRSRSRTPLLPRKRSRSRSPLAIRRRSRSRTPRTTRGKRSLTRSPPAIRRRSVSGSSSDHSRSASPPATRNHSGSRTPPVALNSSRMSCFSRPSMSPTPLDRCRSPGMLEPLGSSRTPMSVLQQAGGSMMDGPGPRIPDHPRTSVPENHAQSRIALALTAISLGTARPPPSMSAAGLAARMSQVPAPVPLMSLRTAPAASLASRIPAASAAAMNLASARTPAIPTAVNLADSRTPAAAAMNLASPRTAVTPSAVNLADPRTPTAPAVNLAGARTPAALAALSLTGSGTPPNAANYPSSSRTPQAPTPANLVGPRSAHATAAVNIASSRTPPVLAPASLTSARMAPALSGANLTSPRVPLSAYERVSGRTSPPLLDRARSRTPPGGPGSRTPPAAPSQSRMTSERAPSPASRMVQAPSQSVLPPTQDRPRSPLPSAFSDQSRSLLAQTTTPVAGSQALSSGTVAKATSSAGDHNGMLSGPGPGVSHPEGGEPPSSTGAQQPSALATLQLAKERRSSSSSSSSSSSSSSSSSSSSSSSSSGSSSSDSEGSSLPIQPEVAVKRVPSPAPAPKEAVREGRPQEPTPAKRKRRSSSSSSSSSSSSSSSSSSSSSSSSSSSSSSSSSSSSSSTSSSPSPAKPDPQALPKPASPKKPSPGERRSRSPRKPIDSLRDSRSLSYSPVERRRPSPQPAPRDQQSSSERGSRRGQRGDSHSPGHKRRRETPSPCPARHRSSRSP